Within the Streptomyces sp. R41 genome, the region GACAAGACCGACGCCGACGGCAATCTGGTCGTCCCCATCAACGCGCACGCCCGGATCACCCGGCCCGACCAGAACGGCGGCGCCGCGATGCTGCGCCGCCCGTTCTCCTTCCACGACGGCATCGACACGGACGGGGTGCCCGACGCCGGCCTGCTCTTCGTCTGCTGGCAGGCCGATCCGCTGCGCGGCTTCGTCCCCGTCCAGCGCAAGCTCGACCGCGGCGACGCGCTCTCCACGTTCATCCGCCACGAGTCGAGCGGACTGTTCGCGGTGCCGGGCGGGGCGGCGGAGGGGGAGTACGTGGGGCAGCGGTTGCTGGAGGGCTGAGGGTCACCTTGCGAAGCCGGGGTTGCCGGTCGGCCGAGGGTCACCCTGTGGGGGCAGCGGTTGCCGGTCGTCCGGGGGGCATCCTGCGGGGCAGCGGTTGCCGGTCGTCCGAGGGGCGCCTTTCGGGACCTCGGTTTCCACAGGCGTGAGCCGGGTTGTGCAAGGCCCATTAGGGTGAGGTCATGCCAGCCAGCTATGCGTATCTCGGTCCCGAAGGCACCTTCACCGAAGTCGCCCTGCGCACGCTTCCGGAGGCCGCCACCCGGGAGCTCGTCCCGATGGTGTCGGTTCCCGCAGCGCTGGACGCCGTCCGTAACGGCGAGGCGGAGGCCGCGTTCGTACCGATCGAGAACTCGGTGGAGGGCGGAATCACCACGACCCTCGATGAGCTGGTCGCGGGCGCGCCGCTGATGATCTACCGCGAGGTGCTGCTGTCGATCACCTTCGCGCTGCTGGTCAGGCCCGGCACCAAGCTGTCGGAGATCAAGACGGTGACCGCGCACCCCGCCGCACAGCCGCAGGTGCGCAACTGGCTGAAGAACAATCTGCCGGACGCGCTCTGGGAGTCCGCCGCCTCGAACGCGGACGGCGCACGGCTGGTGCAGGAGGGCCGGTACGACGCCGCTTTCGCGGGCGAGTTCGCGGCGGCCAAGTACGGGCTGGAGCCGCTGGAGACCGGGATCCACGACGCGGAGAACGCGCAGACGCGCTTCGTACTGGTGGGCCGCCCCGCCCGGCCCGCGGCGCCGACCGGCGCGGACAAGACGTCCGTGGTCATCTGGCAGCGCGACGACCACCCGGGCGCCCTGCTGGAGCTGCTCCAGGAATTCGCGGTGCGCGGCGTCAACCTGATGCTGCTGCAGTCCCGTCCGACCGGCGAGGGCATCGGCAACTACTGCTTCGCCATTGACGCCGAGGGCCACATCTCGGACCGCCGCGTGGGCGAGGCGCTCATGGGGCTCAAGAGGGTCTGCCCACAGGTGCGCTTCCTCGGCTCGTACCCCCGCGCGGAGGTCGACCCGAAGGACGTACGCGCGCCTCGGGCCGGCACCTCGGACAGTGAGTTCTCCGCCGCGTCGGACTGGCTGGCGCGCTGCCAGGACGGCCGATTCTGAGCAGGCGGCTTGTCTGAGTGGCCCGGCCGGTTCTGAGCAGGCGACTCGTCCGACTAGCTCGGCCGGTTCTGAGCGGCCGGTCCGAGTCGCACGGCCGGTTCGAGTCGCACGGCCGGTTGCCAGCAGGTCTCACGCTGCTGACGCCGCCGATTTCCACCAGTCCTACCTGCTGATTTTCGTCATCCACAGGCGTTATCCACAGGTGTGCTTCTCGACCTGGGGACAAGTCGACAACGAAGCACTACATCGTCGACAAATCGGCCTACAGGCCCCAACTTCGTCCACAGCCGCGCACGTCACCCCTCGTCCACTCTTTTCCCTTGATCAATCCTTTGGAGCGAAGCATTTCCACTCGAACGTGGGTGTAGGGATGGTTTGATCCGGGAATTCTTCGCCCCACATGCCGCTTTCGGAATGATCACTTCCGAAGTCCACAGATCTTCCGCACAGCCTGTGGATAACTTTGCGAGGGTGTGGATCCCTGTGGACAACCCCTTCTCAAGTCCCGCTCTCCACAAGGAAATCAAGTCAACCCGTAGACTCCCCTCTGCCCCGTTTCAGGGAGTAGCGCCCTTTTTATTGACGCCTCTCGGCCGCCCGCCCAGGCTTGATTGGTGATCAAGAGATTCACTCCGGCATTTCACTCATAACGTGACAGAACCGACGGACCGGAATATCGAGTCGTTGGCCGGAACCGCGCACCGGTAGCCTTGAGGGGTGATTGACCTTCGCCTGCTCCGTGAGGACCCCGACCGTGTTCGCGCCTCCCAGCGCGCCCGTGGAGAGGACGTCGGCCTTGTCGACTCCCTCCTCTCCGCCGACGAGCGGCGCAGGTCGTCCGGCGTCCGCTTCGACGAGCTGCGTTCCGAGCAGAAGGCGCTCGGCAAGCTGATCCCCAAGGCCTCGGGTGACGAGAAGGCCGAGCTGCTGAAGAAGGCGAGCCAGCTGGCCGCCGACGTCAAGGCGGCCGACGCCGAGCAGCACGAGGCGGACGAGGAGACCAAGCGCCTCCTCCTCCAGCTCGGCAATCTCGTGCACCCCGACGTCCCGGTCGGCGGCGAGGAGGACTTCGTCGTCCTGGAGACGCACGGCACGATCCGCGACTTCGGTGCCGAGGGCTTCGAGCCCAAGGACCACCTGGAGCTCGGTGAGGCGCTCGGCGCCATCGACGTCGAGCGCGGCGCCAAGGTGTCCGGCTCGCGCTTCTACTACCTGACGGGCGTCGGCGCGCTCCTGGAGCTCGCCCTCGTCAACGCGGCGATCGCGCAGGCCACCGAGGCCGGCTTCATCCCGATGCTGACCCCGGCGCTGGTCCGCCCGCGCGCCATGGAGGGCACCGGCTTCCTCGGCCAGGCCGCGGAGAACGTGTACCACCTGGAGAAGGACGACTACTACCTGGTCGGCACCTCCGAGGTCCCGCTCGCGGCGTACCACATGGACGAGATCCTCGACGCCGACAAGCTGCCGCTGCGCTACGCCGGCTTCTCGCCGTGCTTCCGCCGCGAGGCCGGCACGTACGGCAAGGACACCCGCGGCATCTTCCGGGTGCACCAGTTCGACAAGGTCGAGATGTTCTCGTACGTCGCTCCCGAGGACGCGGAGAACGAGCACAAGCGGCTCCTGGAATGGGAGAAGCAGTGGCTGACCGGCCTCGAGCTGCCCTTCCAGGTCATCGACGTGGCCTCGGGCGACCTCGGCGCCTCCGCGATCCGCAAGTTCGACTGCGAGGCGTGGATCCCGACCCAGGGCAAGTATCGCGAGCTGACCTCGGCCTCGAACTGCGAAGGCTTCCAGGCCCGCCGTCTGTCCGTGCGCATGCGCGACGGCAAGAAGGTCCAGCCGCTCGCGACGCTGAACGGCACGCTGTGCGCCGTCCCGCGCACGATCGTGGCGATCCTGGAGAACCACCAGCTGGCCGACGGCTCCGTGCGGGTACCGGAGGTGCTGCGTCCGTACCTGGGCGGTCGTGAGGTCCTGGAGCCGATCTCCAAGTGACCGGCACCGCAGAGCCGGCCGGGTCGACTGGGCCGACCGGGTCGTTCCCCTACAAGCTCATCGCGACCGATCTCGACGGAACGCTGCTGCGCTCCGACGAGACCGTCTCGGAGCGTACGCGTGAGGCGCTCGCCGCGGTCACCGCGGCGGGCGCGGCACACATCGTCGTGACCGGGCGCGCGGTGCCCTGGACCCGGCACATCCTCGACGATCTCGGCTACGAGGGCCTCGCGGTGTGCGGCCAGGGTGCGCAGGTGTACGACGCGGGGGAGCACCGGCTGCTCACCTCGGTGACCCTGGACCGGCAGCTGGCCGGTCTGGCGCTCGCCAAGATCGAGGCGGAGGTCGGCCCGCTGCTGCTCGCCGCCAGCCGCGACGGGCTCGACGGCGAGGTGCTGGTCGGGCCCGGTTACCGGCGGCTGGACGGCTCGCTCCCGGTCGTCCAGATCAGGGACGCGGCGGACCTCTGGTCGGCGCCCCTGAACAAGGTGTATGTACAGCACCCGACGCTCTCCGACGACGAACTGGCCGCGGTGGCCATGGAGGTCGCGGGCGGGCTCGTCGGCGTCACGATGGCCGGCGCGGGGATAGTGGAACTCCTCCCCCTCGGCCTCTCCAAGGCGACGGGGCTGTCCCTGGCCGCCCGCCGCCTCGGCGCGAAGGCCGCGGACACCATCGCCTTCGGCGACATGCCGAACGACATCCCGATGTTCGCCTGGGCCGCCCACGGCGTGGCCATGTCCAACGCCCACGACGACCTCAAGACGGTCGCGGACGAGGTGACTTCCTCGAACGAGGAGGACGGCATCGCGGTCGTGCTGGAGCGGTTGCTCGGTTAGGCGCCTGAGCTGCCGGCCTTCCGGGGTGCGGCAACTTGGCCATATGTATCTTGGGCTCGGACATACGTGTCTTGAGGAGGATGCGCGGATCGAACGCGCGCGGGGTTTCACCCCCGACCGCGGCTTAGCAAGCCGGTGCCTTACCTCTCGGCCAATCCTCCGGGTGGGCGGCCCGCGCGAGATGCGCGCTCGAAGCGGCCGCCCCGGGCAGCCCCCCCGTGCGGGCGGGTTCGACGGAGGAGTAACTACTCCGGAACCCGCTGCGGGCTGCCCTGTCGGGAGCTCGACGGACTGCTACT harbors:
- the pheA gene encoding prephenate dehydratase; this translates as MPASYAYLGPEGTFTEVALRTLPEAATRELVPMVSVPAALDAVRNGEAEAAFVPIENSVEGGITTTLDELVAGAPLMIYREVLLSITFALLVRPGTKLSEIKTVTAHPAAQPQVRNWLKNNLPDALWESAASNADGARLVQEGRYDAAFAGEFAAAKYGLEPLETGIHDAENAQTRFVLVGRPARPAAPTGADKTSVVIWQRDDHPGALLELLQEFAVRGVNLMLLQSRPTGEGIGNYCFAIDAEGHISDRRVGEALMGLKRVCPQVRFLGSYPRAEVDPKDVRAPRAGTSDSEFSAASDWLARCQDGRF
- the serS gene encoding serine--tRNA ligase produces the protein MIDLRLLREDPDRVRASQRARGEDVGLVDSLLSADERRRSSGVRFDELRSEQKALGKLIPKASGDEKAELLKKASQLAADVKAADAEQHEADEETKRLLLQLGNLVHPDVPVGGEEDFVVLETHGTIRDFGAEGFEPKDHLELGEALGAIDVERGAKVSGSRFYYLTGVGALLELALVNAAIAQATEAGFIPMLTPALVRPRAMEGTGFLGQAAENVYHLEKDDYYLVGTSEVPLAAYHMDEILDADKLPLRYAGFSPCFRREAGTYGKDTRGIFRVHQFDKVEMFSYVAPEDAENEHKRLLEWEKQWLTGLELPFQVIDVASGDLGASAIRKFDCEAWIPTQGKYRELTSASNCEGFQARRLSVRMRDGKKVQPLATLNGTLCAVPRTIVAILENHQLADGSVRVPEVLRPYLGGREVLEPISK
- a CDS encoding HAD family hydrolase, with product MTGTAEPAGSTGPTGSFPYKLIATDLDGTLLRSDETVSERTREALAAVTAAGAAHIVVTGRAVPWTRHILDDLGYEGLAVCGQGAQVYDAGEHRLLTSVTLDRQLAGLALAKIEAEVGPLLLAASRDGLDGEVLVGPGYRRLDGSLPVVQIRDAADLWSAPLNKVYVQHPTLSDDELAAVAMEVAGGLVGVTMAGAGIVELLPLGLSKATGLSLAARRLGAKAADTIAFGDMPNDIPMFAWAAHGVAMSNAHDDLKTVADEVTSSNEEDGIAVVLERLLG